TTATTTTCTCTTATCATTTATTCCTTTCTGCCGGCACAGACCTCCCCTGCTATACAATGGCAGAAATCACTGGGTGGAAGCCAGGGAGAGCATGCAAAATCTGTCCAGCAAACCTCAGATGGAGGTTATATTGTTGCCGGATTATCTAATTCTACTGACGGAGATGTGACGGGAAATCATGGAGGTTCTGATTACTGGATTGTAAAACTGGATGCCTCAGGAACGATACAATGGCAAAAATCACTGGGTGGAAGTTCTAATGACAACGCCAATTTTATTCAGCAAACCTCTGACGGAGGATATATTATTGCGGGAGAATCTAATTCCAACGACGGAGATGTGACAGGAAATCATGGAAATTTTGATTACTGGATCGTGAAATTAGATGCTTCAGGAACTCTGCAATGGCAAAAATCATTAGGTGGAAGTAATCAGGATGTGGCCAATTGTATCCGACAAACTACCGACGGCGGCTATATCGTTGCCGGTGAATCTTATTCTACCAACGGAGATGTCACAGGAAATCATGGAATTTCCGATTACTGGATTGTAAAATTAGACGCCTCAGGAACTATGCAATGGCAGAAGTCACTGGGCGGAACTTCTTATGAAGGAGCAAATTCAATCCAACAGACTTCTGACGGAGGATATATTTTGGCAGGCACAGGTAGTTCTACTAATGGAGACATTAGTATAAATTATGGAAACGGAGATTTTTGGATCGTAAAATTAGATGCCTCAGGAATGATACAATGGGAGAAATCATTAATGGGTAATCTTGCTGATACTGCACAGTCTATCCAACAAACATCAGATGGAGGATATATTGTTGCGGGCATGTCTAATTCTACAAACTCTGAAATACCGCTAATGTTTGGAACATCTAATTATTGTGTGGCAAAATTAGATTCTAATGGAAATACATTATGGCAAAGATATTTTGGGGGCAGCGGTGAAGATCACCCCTATTCTACCCAACAAACTTCTGACGGAGGATATATTGTCGCCGGGGCAACTGGTTCTTTAGATGGTCATATTACAGGAAATCATGGAAGTTTCGATTTCTGGATCGTAAAATTAGATGACACAGGAAACATACAATGGCAGAAACCATTGGGTGGAAGTGATTTTGATGAAGCCTATTCCATTCAGCAGACAGCTGATAGCGGATATATAATCGCAGGTATGATTTTTTCTGCAGACGGGAACATTACGGGTTACCACGGAAACAATGACGCCTGGATTGTCAAATTAAGTTCCACCCAATTAAACACTGGAGAAACTCAACTTATTAATAAGCCCATTATCTATCCTAATCCGGCAAAAGATATGATCCATCTGGATCATCTTCCCGCAGAAACGGTTGTACATATTACCGATATGTCCGGAAGAAATCGTTTCACCCAAAAATACAAAGAGAAAAAGATCAACATCCCTGTTTCTCAATTCAACAATAGCGTGTATCTTATTCAGGTTCAGCATCAGGGGAAAATTATTTTATCCGACAAACTGATCATAAGAAAACAATAAACAAATCCATAAAGTATCATAAAACATTATGAATTCAAATAACTATAATGCGTTTTAATGTTAAATTATAATTTATTTTTGATTTTTCATATCATTTAATAAATTTAGGTACAGACTTTGCATCGATTCCCTCGAATCACGATGAATTCTAGACGCTTCATCAAGTACCGTTTAACATTTAAAAATATGAAATCATGGCTGAAGTAATTGCACAAGAAAAATCAGGAGGCAAACAAAAGAAAAAACTAATCCGGGTAGATATGACCCCAATGGTAGATTTGGGATTTCTACTAATCACCTTCTTCATGTTCACTACCAATTTTACAAAACCCAATGTAATGGATCTGGGACTTCCGGCAAAGGACCCCAATCCGCATCCAATAGATATTCCTCATATTGGAGATAAAAATCAGGTTACCTTTATATTAGGAAAGGACAACAGAGTATTTTACCACCAAAGTAATGAGAAGGATCTCAATTCCGGGAATTTAAAGGAAACGGATTTCAGTGGAGTGAAAATCTCACAGATTATTTCTGAAGCCTATAAAAACGCACCGGTACCTGAAAACTTTACCGTTATTGTAAAACCAACCGATGAAGCTAATTATAAGAATTTTGTAGATATCCTGGACAATATTGCGATCTCTAAAAAAGAAAGATATGGCGTTACTGATATAAAACCCTGGGAAAAGAAAGTGTATACAGAATTAACCAAATAACACAGAAGAGCATTTTTAGAATGCTCTTTTTTTATTTAAATTTGAAGATAGAATAGATTTCAAGACCTGAAATTATCTTCTGAAATATTTTTAACTGTTATAACATCTACGACCATGCTGAATTTTGAAAGAAAAGGAAACGGAAAAGAAACTTTGGTACTACTTCACGGCTTTATGGAAAACCTGTCTATCTGGAGCGACATGGAACCTCATCTTTCTAAAGATTTCTCTCTGTTAAAAATAGATCTTCCCGGTCATGGACAGTCAGATATTCTGGCAGACGTTCATACCATGGAACTGATGGCTGATGAAGTAAAAAAAGTTTTAGATAAGGAAAAACTTGATAAAGTGCACCTGCTTGGACATTCCATGGGCGGCTACACTGCACTGGCCTTTGCTGACAAGTATCCTGACACGCTGAAAAGTCTTACCTTATTCTTCTCAACCTATTTTCCTGATGATGAAGAGAAGAAACAGCAGCGCATTAAAAGCTACAGAATCATACAGGATGCTTTTGCCCATTACGCAAGAGCAGGAGTTCCCAATCTGTTCAACCCTAATGAAAGAGATATCCTGGAAGGAAAAGTAGAGACCGCTCTTGAAACAGCCCTTGCCACCAATAATCTGGGAGCCCTTGCCTGTGTAAAAGGAATGGTGGCAAGAACGGATAAAAAACATATCATGGAAAATCTGGAGGCCAAAATTTTAGTTTTAGCCGGAAAGCATGATAATGCCGTAAAAACAGATATGGTTATCAAACATCTTCCTGACAGAACCAATATAAAATCATATGTTCTTGACTGCGGACACAACGGACACTGGGAGAAACCCGGCATCTGTGCAGAAATTATCAATACAGAGCTTCTTCATAATCTGCCCAAAAAAATAGTTATGTAAAAATATGCAGTGGTGGTTCCAGACTATACCTATCAAAATTTCTTGTATATTAGTAAAGATTAATTATCTCAATGGGTTTATTCTCTTTCAAAAAAAAGAAACCGCCAGTCATCGGGCTTACACTTTCGGGTGGAGGAATGCGTGGAATTGCACATATTGCAGTACTCAAGGCCCTGGAAGAATATAACCTGAAGCCTCATATCATCTCAGGAACCAGTGCAGGCTCTATTGTAGGAGCTTTCTATTCTTTCGGCAAATCACCGGATGAGATGATGGATATTGTAAGGCATACGACTTTCTTTTCGAGGTCTTATCTGAAACTGTCTAAAAATGGTATTTTCAGCTCAAATTTCATTTTAAAACTATTGACCGATTATTTTCCCGAGAATGATTTTAAGATCTTAAAAATCCCTGTTTATGTTACTGCTACAGAAATGACTCACGGAATTGTGGATTTCTTTTCAGAAGGAGAACTTTTCGCACCCCTTCTGGCCTCATCAAGTGTTCCGTTCATTCTGCCTCCGGTAAGGATGGGTGAAAAAATATATGTAGATGGTGGTGTCCTGGATAATCTTCCTATAGAACCTATTATTGACAAATGTGACTTTTTAATTGCCTCCCACGTCAATTCTATAAGCTATGATGAACTCAAAAAAATGAGTCTGATGAAAGAATTTGACAGGATTCTTCACTTAGCCATTGCCAAATCCGTTTATTCTAAAGTGAAGTCCTGTGATATTTTTTTAGACCCGCCTAAAATGACAAAATTCAGTCTTTTCAGTAAGAAAAACCTTGACGTGATGTTTCAGGAAGTTTATGAATATACATGTAAAGAACTGGAAGAGAAAGGATATA
The Chryseobacterium sp. W4I1 DNA segment above includes these coding regions:
- a CDS encoding alpha/beta fold hydrolase produces the protein MLNFERKGNGKETLVLLHGFMENLSIWSDMEPHLSKDFSLLKIDLPGHGQSDILADVHTMELMADEVKKVLDKEKLDKVHLLGHSMGGYTALAFADKYPDTLKSLTLFFSTYFPDDEEKKQQRIKSYRIIQDAFAHYARAGVPNLFNPNERDILEGKVETALETALATNNLGALACVKGMVARTDKKHIMENLEAKILVLAGKHDNAVKTDMVIKHLPDRTNIKSYVLDCGHNGHWEKPGICAEIINTELLHNLPKKIVM
- a CDS encoding T9SS type A sorting domain-containing protein: MNYFKFTFLFSLIIYSFLPAQTSPAIQWQKSLGGSQGEHAKSVQQTSDGGYIVAGLSNSTDGDVTGNHGGSDYWIVKLDASGTIQWQKSLGGSSNDNANFIQQTSDGGYIIAGESNSNDGDVTGNHGNFDYWIVKLDASGTLQWQKSLGGSNQDVANCIRQTTDGGYIVAGESYSTNGDVTGNHGISDYWIVKLDASGTMQWQKSLGGTSYEGANSIQQTSDGGYILAGTGSSTNGDISINYGNGDFWIVKLDASGMIQWEKSLMGNLADTAQSIQQTSDGGYIVAGMSNSTNSEIPLMFGTSNYCVAKLDSNGNTLWQRYFGGSGEDHPYSTQQTSDGGYIVAGATGSLDGHITGNHGSFDFWIVKLDDTGNIQWQKPLGGSDFDEAYSIQQTADSGYIIAGMIFSADGNITGYHGNNDAWIVKLSSTQLNTGETQLINKPIIYPNPAKDMIHLDHLPAETVVHITDMSGRNRFTQKYKEKKINIPVSQFNNSVYLIQVQHQGKIILSDKLIIRKQ
- a CDS encoding biopolymer transporter ExbD; the protein is MAEVIAQEKSGGKQKKKLIRVDMTPMVDLGFLLITFFMFTTNFTKPNVMDLGLPAKDPNPHPIDIPHIGDKNQVTFILGKDNRVFYHQSNEKDLNSGNLKETDFSGVKISQIISEAYKNAPVPENFTVIVKPTDEANYKNFVDILDNIAISKKERYGVTDIKPWEKKVYTELTK
- a CDS encoding patatin-like phospholipase family protein, which encodes MGLFSFKKKKPPVIGLTLSGGGMRGIAHIAVLKALEEYNLKPHIISGTSAGSIVGAFYSFGKSPDEMMDIVRHTTFFSRSYLKLSKNGIFSSNFILKLLTDYFPENDFKILKIPVYVTATEMTHGIVDFFSEGELFAPLLASSSVPFILPPVRMGEKIYVDGGVLDNLPIEPIIDKCDFLIASHVNSISYDELKKMSLMKEFDRILHLAIAKSVYSKVKSCDIFLDPPKMTKFSLFSKKNLDVMFQEVYEYTCKELEEKGYTKDLITRV